A region from the Macaca mulatta isolate MMU2019108-1 chromosome 13, T2T-MMU8v2.0, whole genome shotgun sequence genome encodes:
- the LOC702827 gene encoding gamma-aminobutyric acid receptor-associated protein codes for MKFVYKEEHPFEKRRSEGEKIRKKYPDRVPVIVEKAPKARIGHLDKKKYLVPSDLTVGQFYFLIRKRIHLRAEDALFFIVNNVIPPTSATVGQLYQEHHEEDFFLYIAYSDESVYGL; via the coding sequence ATGAAGTTCGTGTACAAAGAAGAGCATCCGTTCGAGAAGCGCCGCTCTGAGGGGGAGAAAATCCGAAAGAAATACCCGGACCGGGTGCCGGTGATAGTAGAAAAGGCTCCCAAAGCTCGGATAGGACACCTGGACAAAAAGAAATACCTGGTGCCTTCTGATCTCACAGTTGGTCAGTTCTACTTCTTGATCCGGAAGCGAATTCATCTCCGAGCTGAGGATGCCTTGTTTTTCATTGTCAACAATGTCATTCCACCCACCAGTGCCACAGTGGGTCAGCTCTACCAGGAACACCATGAAGAAGACTTCTTTCTCTACATTGCCTACAGTGACGAAAGTGTCTACGGTCTGTGA